Proteins encoded together in one Caballeronia sp. NK8 window:
- a CDS encoding 2-dehydropantoate 2-reductase, which translates to MKICVYGAGAIGGYMGAQLARAGADVSFVARGPHLAAMQANGVKLRIDGEEHVVKVRCTNNPAELGPQDFVIIALKAHSIPAVVDLIPPLLGPETAIVTAVNGLPYWYFYKHGGELEGTKLQSVDPGGRQWDVFGPQRAIGCVLLPAAEIAEPGVIEHHYGKKFPIGEPSGEITPRLQALHDMMAKADMEAPMRDNIRDEIWLKLWGNLCFNPISALTGATLDVLTSDPGTRALSKAMMLEAKAIGDRIGVNFRVDVERRINGAGAVGAHKTSMLMDCEAGRPMEIDPLMTVVQEIGRLVHVETPMLDAVLALIKLREGVNQGTAKALPLPQSQKAA; encoded by the coding sequence ATGAAAATCTGCGTGTACGGCGCCGGCGCGATCGGCGGCTATATGGGTGCGCAACTGGCGCGCGCGGGTGCGGACGTCAGTTTCGTCGCGCGCGGACCGCATCTGGCGGCCATGCAGGCGAACGGCGTCAAGCTTCGGATCGACGGTGAAGAGCACGTCGTCAAGGTGCGCTGCACGAACAACCCCGCCGAACTGGGCCCGCAGGATTTCGTGATCATCGCGTTGAAGGCGCATTCGATACCGGCGGTCGTCGACCTGATTCCGCCGCTGCTCGGCCCGGAAACGGCGATCGTCACGGCCGTCAATGGACTGCCTTACTGGTATTTCTACAAGCACGGCGGCGAGCTGGAAGGCACGAAACTGCAGAGCGTCGATCCGGGCGGCCGGCAATGGGACGTGTTCGGACCGCAGCGGGCCATCGGTTGCGTGCTGCTGCCGGCGGCGGAGATCGCGGAGCCGGGCGTCATCGAGCATCACTACGGCAAGAAGTTCCCGATCGGCGAACCGAGCGGGGAGATCACGCCGCGGTTGCAGGCGCTGCACGACATGATGGCCAAGGCGGACATGGAAGCGCCGATGCGCGACAACATCCGCGACGAGATCTGGCTGAAGCTCTGGGGCAACCTTTGCTTCAACCCGATCAGCGCGCTGACCGGCGCGACGCTCGACGTGCTGACGAGCGATCCCGGCACGCGCGCGCTCTCGAAGGCGATGATGCTGGAGGCGAAGGCTATCGGCGACAGGATCGGCGTGAACTTCCGTGTCGACGTGGAGCGGCGCATCAACGGCGCGGGCGCGGTCGGCGCACACAAGACGTCGATGCTGATGGACTGCGAAGCCGGCCGGCCGATGGAAATCGATCCCTTGATGACCGTCGTGCAGGAAATCGGCCGCCTGGTGCACGTCGAGACGCCGATGCTCGATGCGGTTCTTGCATTGATCAAGCTGCGCGAGGGAGTGAATCAGGGCACGGCGAAGGCATTGCCGCTCCCGCAATCCCAAAAAGCCGCCTAA
- a CDS encoding GntR family transcriptional regulator: protein MPSDTQSVDRPDVRSTGLTLSLEPINATVSLRDQAYAKLRQAIADADIYRSREEIRLDEKELTEALGVSRTPIREAMTLLEQEGFLRTVPRRGVYILRKTKREIVEMIHMWAALESMAARLATQRATDAEIAQLRHMFDNFRDSTPAEHIDEYSEANISFHSAIVRLAKSEIIFDTIKNIFVHVRAIRKMTISQSDRASRSIVDHMRIIEALEKRDTELVERLVKQHSLDLAAFVEANCDFLD, encoded by the coding sequence ATGCCATCTGATACTCAATCGGTAGACAGGCCGGACGTTCGGTCCACGGGACTCACCCTTTCGCTGGAACCGATCAATGCCACGGTTTCGCTGCGCGACCAGGCGTACGCGAAACTGCGGCAGGCGATCGCAGACGCGGACATCTACCGTTCGCGCGAAGAAATCCGTCTCGACGAAAAAGAGCTGACCGAAGCGCTCGGCGTCTCGCGCACGCCTATCCGCGAGGCCATGACGCTGCTCGAGCAGGAAGGCTTTCTGCGCACGGTGCCACGGCGCGGCGTCTATATCCTGCGCAAGACCAAGCGCGAGATCGTCGAGATGATTCATATGTGGGCGGCGCTGGAGAGCATGGCGGCGCGCCTCGCGACGCAGCGCGCGACAGACGCGGAAATCGCGCAGTTGCGGCACATGTTCGACAACTTCCGCGACTCGACCCCGGCCGAGCATATCGACGAGTATTCGGAAGCGAACATCTCGTTCCATTCCGCGATCGTGCGGCTGGCGAAGTCGGAAATCATCTTCGACACGATCAAGAACATCTTCGTGCACGTGCGCGCGATCCGTAAGATGACGATCTCGCAGAGCGACCGGGCATCGCGCTCGATCGTCGATCACATGCGTATCATCGAGGCGCTGGAGAAGCGCGACACGGAACTGGTCGAACGGCTCGTGAAGCAGCACTCGCTGGATCTGGCGGCGTTTGTCGAGGCGAATTGCGACTTTCTGGATTGA